Proteins co-encoded in one Nocardioides sp. genomic window:
- a CDS encoding GTPase domain-containing protein encodes MTDILFHSAPAVARHLSERLDGLLENLPADEGARLRRMLLVEEHERPRMVLTGQYSSGKSTLIKALTDEAAQVVIDSAVATDKVEVFDWDGLVDLVDTPGVQAGLLGHDQLAEEALRTADLVMFAVSVDLFDDRSVEHLRHVTEDLRKAPQLLVVVTKCRSLVAAEGVREAAVREALGRFADQVPWVECDAKTYVDGLHEEDASRASRRIEASRMIEVKDMINRIARDRGDLARFRVPLQQVALVAGEALAVLTDDPDEEAVLTVLARQRGALTNRRGLLDSALERQATEFRTACIRAAEHLADTAESIEESPNPDWSELDAASEMLNDELNSANQRFVDGVRAVLDSQLADFTSEVREIEASPYAHQLLALDVQGDIEAQIVPVKPGVVRKPGQKQKLTRPRLGSEGDRSSEEVPAGLGCGRRNQAGSR; translated from the coding sequence ATGACCGACATCCTGTTTCACTCCGCGCCCGCTGTGGCGCGCCACCTTTCCGAGAGGCTCGATGGGCTACTCGAGAACCTGCCGGCCGATGAGGGAGCGCGGCTCCGGCGGATGCTGCTTGTGGAGGAGCACGAACGGCCCCGGATGGTTCTCACCGGGCAGTACAGCAGCGGCAAGTCGACCTTGATCAAGGCACTCACGGACGAGGCCGCTCAGGTGGTGATCGACTCGGCGGTCGCGACCGACAAGGTTGAGGTCTTCGACTGGGATGGATTGGTGGACTTGGTAGACACCCCTGGAGTGCAAGCCGGTCTGCTCGGGCACGACCAGCTCGCCGAGGAGGCCCTGCGTACCGCCGATCTCGTGATGTTCGCCGTAAGCGTTGACCTGTTCGACGATCGCTCGGTCGAGCACCTGCGGCACGTCACCGAGGATCTGCGAAAGGCACCGCAGTTGCTTGTGGTGGTCACCAAGTGTCGAAGCCTCGTCGCGGCCGAAGGGGTGCGGGAGGCCGCGGTCCGTGAGGCTCTTGGCCGTTTCGCCGATCAGGTGCCGTGGGTTGAGTGCGACGCCAAGACCTATGTGGACGGACTGCATGAGGAGGACGCGTCGCGTGCGAGCCGCCGCATTGAGGCGTCGAGGATGATCGAGGTCAAGGACATGATCAACCGGATTGCACGGGATCGTGGTGACTTGGCGCGTTTCCGCGTGCCACTTCAGCAGGTCGCCCTCGTCGCCGGCGAGGCACTCGCCGTGCTCACTGATGACCCCGACGAGGAAGCAGTCCTGACTGTCCTCGCGCGCCAACGCGGCGCGCTCACGAATCGCCGTGGACTCCTGGACTCGGCTCTCGAACGACAGGCGACCGAGTTCCGAACCGCGTGTATCCGGGCAGCGGAGCACCTCGCCGACACGGCGGAGTCGATCGAGGAGTCTCCGAACCCCGACTGGTCCGAGCTCGATGCCGCCTCCGAGATGCTGAACGATGAGCTGAACTCGGCGAATCAGAGGTTCGTCGATGGGGTGCGCGCTGTCTTGGACTCACAACTTGCCGACTTCACGTCTGAGGTGCGCGAGATTGAGGCGTCGCCGTACGCCCACCAGTTGCTCGCGCTGGACGTCCAAGGCGACATTGAGGCGCAGATCGTCCCGGTCAAGCCGGGCGTGGTGCGCAAGCCGGGTCAAAAGCAGAAGCTTACGCGTCCCCGCTTGGGGTCCGAAGGCGACCGATCATCTGAAGAAGTTCCAGCAGGGCTGGGGTGCGGGCGACGGAATCAAGCAGGCAGCAGGTAG
- a CDS encoding nuclease-related domain-containing protein, whose protein sequence is MPAPNDGDAPGVNSEKRMKLRYAGLCRRCGTELPARAEAIYERKTKTVRCVECPTKVQGVAELHQVKALAVDAPPEEVGIAGSSARREYERRKAKDEEQLRQKWGKLGGIAVALSDEKLSTKAWAKGAIGEERLGARLDSLVSASFAVLHDRRIPGTKANIDHIAITPAGIWVIDAKRYKGRPELNIEGGILRPRAEKVMVGRRDCTKLVDGVLKQVDLVREVVDDLPVTGALCFVEADWPLIGGAFATRGVHVLWPKRLAKFLSETGEGVVDVASVREDLASRFRPA, encoded by the coding sequence ATGCCCGCCCCGAATGACGGAGACGCCCCCGGCGTCAATTCAGAGAAGCGGATGAAGCTCCGCTACGCCGGGCTCTGCCGACGCTGCGGGACGGAATTGCCAGCACGGGCCGAAGCCATCTACGAGCGGAAGACGAAGACCGTGCGCTGCGTCGAGTGCCCGACCAAGGTGCAGGGCGTCGCGGAGTTGCACCAGGTCAAGGCATTGGCAGTCGACGCACCGCCCGAGGAGGTTGGCATCGCTGGATCGTCGGCACGCCGAGAGTACGAGCGACGCAAGGCCAAGGACGAGGAGCAGCTCCGCCAGAAGTGGGGAAAGCTCGGCGGCATTGCGGTCGCGCTGTCCGACGAGAAATTGAGTACAAAGGCGTGGGCGAAGGGCGCGATCGGCGAGGAACGCCTTGGTGCCCGGCTCGACTCGCTCGTCTCGGCGTCGTTCGCGGTCCTGCACGACCGGCGCATCCCAGGCACGAAGGCCAACATCGACCACATTGCCATCACGCCTGCCGGCATCTGGGTGATCGACGCGAAGCGGTACAAGGGTCGGCCTGAACTGAACATCGAGGGCGGCATCCTACGTCCCCGCGCCGAGAAGGTCATGGTTGGTCGACGCGACTGCACAAAATTGGTCGACGGGGTGCTGAAGCAGGTCGACCTGGTCCGCGAGGTTGTGGACGACCTGCCGGTGACCGGAGCGCTCTGTTTCGTAGAAGCCGATTGGCCGTTGATCGGTGGAGCTTTCGCAACCCGGGGGGTTCACGTCCTATGGCCGAAGCGACTCGCGAAGTTCCTCTCTGAGACGGGCGAGGGAGTCGTCGACGTCGCGTCGGTGCGCGAGGATCTAGCGTCCAGATTTAGGCCTGCGTGA
- a CDS encoding LeoA/HP0731 family dynamin-like GTPase, with protein MVYNAGKRVGIKFKPYQAVRWANNIGKVARVGSVVLPVALEAYSVVKEERQEEAATKEKMRRRNALIGGVLAQCDDIARTTLTQVRGELDAEFGAALREIDEVNQSVRDNQASRSDLDREISAIQVEAQSMLDRLSVPVLEP; from the coding sequence ATCGTCTACAACGCTGGGAAGCGCGTCGGTATCAAATTCAAGCCGTACCAGGCCGTGCGCTGGGCGAACAACATCGGCAAGGTCGCCAGGGTCGGAAGCGTCGTCCTTCCTGTAGCTCTTGAGGCGTATTCGGTCGTCAAGGAGGAGCGTCAGGAGGAGGCGGCCACGAAGGAGAAGATGCGTCGCCGAAACGCGCTGATTGGCGGCGTGCTTGCGCAGTGTGACGACATCGCGAGGACCACGCTCACCCAGGTTCGTGGCGAACTCGACGCCGAGTTTGGTGCCGCCCTCCGCGAGATCGACGAGGTCAACCAGTCGGTGCGCGACAACCAAGCGTCCCGAAGTGACCTGGACCGCGAAATTAGCGCGATCCAGGTCGAGGCCCAGTCGATGCTCGATCGACTCAGCGTGCCTGTGCTAGAGCCGTGA
- a CDS encoding DEAD/DEAH box helicase family protein: MADHRRSARFSWNLVDETLIRKLLRAAYTKFGPPEQAQSVSSLTPEQLRRNAERVLGRPPRTALRFELTDTLRLGWLPMASAEDLANLTGMVNRYNSLTTRKERLDFLLTRNRTDGFVANLWSAFVAAHKEAVLHPVGPGGATQRAKASVMELVGEDAKARHTPYSHQAHAWRELDRLRSAGGHRSGLIVIPTGGGKTATMVTWIIGELQRRSKLRVLWIADQQELVNQAAREFREHARTAPVGFRRRLRAVHGQAGSASALADRDVDVVCTTRQSLIGQQFDGKSKATIRAFLTGPTVVVIDEAHHAVSPTYQRLVDFLWEVGSGLMLVGLTATPWPAGAGQTAKLRQTFARELVSVATAELVAKGDLARPVIHTVATTEQVNVSASDLKRLASGREVPPRVARQLDRAGRNNLVVKQWVDRQQVWGKTLAFACDTAHADSLVDAFRDAGVAVHVVHSAAGTDRAAVLDLFRRATEPQVLVSVGMLLEGVDIPSARTAFLCRPTASHIVMRQMVGRVLRGVRAGGDPEAHVVEFVDSWREDGGLLSSVSILSSADIPDVPASPTGAGEGVGEHELPPILAEDGETEVGTDLIRSISRAMEARVRRDGLTATLTSSRLIGFYDLDVRRIPVFEHAALAWTDVATWATDPRDKRGTTAMSFFDDVPPPAPLDDEVAAFVDYCKSYIGAPPFVPLEASVDVVATARKLIAAGRLSELERVAVLREEYESSLARSLYPSLQFFIEAVEQEVLAQLKVIDSGARPESVPKPDAIPSKTLRRDSNRNLKGLFKETVKAGVSLLAAESAYDGWLDADELPEIDWTRRDVQAVWGYWSWRKGARARDKPVIRINLALKAPKTQISDDLLKYLIWHELCHHLTPGQGHDAEFRRLEGLWPEHARLDHELDTLHEAYAMPKKPAR, from the coding sequence ATGGCTGACCATCGGCGGTCCGCGCGATTCTCGTGGAACCTCGTCGATGAGACCTTGATCCGCAAGCTCCTCAGGGCCGCCTACACGAAGTTCGGCCCGCCGGAACAAGCGCAGAGCGTCTCGTCACTAACGCCCGAGCAGCTCCGGCGGAACGCGGAGCGCGTTCTCGGCCGACCACCCAGGACCGCACTGCGATTCGAGCTAACCGACACACTCCGCCTTGGCTGGCTCCCCATGGCAAGCGCCGAGGACCTGGCGAACCTCACCGGCATGGTCAACCGCTACAACTCTCTGACCACCCGGAAGGAGAGGCTCGACTTTCTGCTGACGCGGAATCGCACGGACGGCTTCGTCGCAAATCTGTGGTCAGCATTTGTTGCCGCCCACAAGGAGGCTGTCCTGCACCCAGTCGGCCCCGGCGGCGCGACTCAGAGGGCCAAGGCGTCCGTAATGGAGCTGGTCGGCGAAGACGCCAAGGCGCGGCATACCCCGTACAGCCATCAGGCACACGCGTGGCGGGAGCTGGATCGACTGCGTTCGGCCGGCGGACATCGTTCCGGGCTGATCGTCATCCCGACCGGCGGTGGCAAGACAGCCACCATGGTGACCTGGATCATCGGCGAGCTGCAGCGCCGCTCCAAGTTGCGCGTGTTGTGGATCGCCGACCAGCAGGAGCTCGTCAACCAGGCAGCACGGGAGTTCCGGGAGCATGCCAGAACGGCCCCGGTTGGCTTCCGCCGACGGCTCAGGGCGGTGCACGGACAGGCCGGTAGCGCCTCAGCCCTCGCGGATCGAGACGTCGACGTGGTCTGTACGACGCGGCAGTCGCTGATCGGACAGCAGTTCGACGGAAAGTCGAAGGCAACAATCCGGGCGTTCCTCACCGGCCCGACAGTCGTGGTCATCGACGAGGCTCATCACGCCGTCTCACCGACCTACCAACGGCTGGTCGATTTCCTCTGGGAGGTCGGAAGCGGGTTGATGCTGGTCGGGCTAACCGCCACCCCGTGGCCCGCGGGTGCTGGGCAGACCGCCAAACTCCGGCAGACCTTCGCCCGCGAGCTCGTATCAGTAGCAACCGCGGAACTCGTCGCGAAGGGCGATCTGGCTCGCCCCGTCATCCACACCGTAGCCACGACAGAGCAAGTGAACGTCAGTGCGAGCGATCTGAAGCGACTCGCATCTGGCCGTGAGGTACCTCCCCGGGTGGCGCGACAGCTTGACCGCGCGGGCCGTAACAACCTCGTTGTGAAGCAGTGGGTGGACCGCCAACAGGTGTGGGGTAAGACCCTTGCCTTTGCTTGTGACACCGCCCACGCAGACTCGCTCGTGGACGCCTTCCGCGACGCCGGGGTCGCAGTGCACGTAGTCCACAGTGCGGCGGGCACTGACCGTGCTGCTGTTCTGGATCTCTTTCGACGGGCCACTGAACCGCAGGTCCTTGTCAGCGTCGGCATGCTCCTCGAAGGCGTCGATATCCCGTCGGCCCGCACCGCTTTCTTGTGCCGCCCAACCGCGAGCCACATTGTGATGCGGCAGATGGTCGGCCGCGTGCTACGTGGCGTGCGTGCGGGTGGTGATCCCGAAGCACACGTCGTTGAGTTCGTGGATAGCTGGCGCGAAGACGGCGGTCTCCTCAGTTCGGTCAGCATCCTCAGCTCGGCCGATATCCCGGATGTACCTGCGAGCCCCACCGGAGCAGGCGAAGGCGTCGGGGAGCACGAACTGCCTCCGATCCTCGCCGAGGATGGTGAGACCGAGGTGGGTACCGATCTGATCCGCAGTATTTCCCGAGCCATGGAGGCTCGAGTCCGCAGGGACGGTCTTACAGCCACGCTGACGAGCAGCCGCCTCATCGGCTTCTACGACCTCGACGTACGACGCATTCCCGTCTTCGAACACGCGGCTCTAGCTTGGACGGATGTCGCCACATGGGCCACCGACCCAAGAGACAAGCGCGGCACGACTGCGATGTCCTTCTTCGACGACGTCCCTCCTCCGGCACCGCTTGACGATGAAGTCGCCGCCTTCGTCGACTACTGCAAGTCCTATATCGGAGCGCCGCCCTTCGTTCCCCTTGAGGCATCGGTCGACGTGGTCGCGACGGCACGCAAACTCATCGCGGCGGGCCGGCTCTCCGAGCTGGAGCGCGTTGCAGTGCTCCGAGAAGAGTACGAGTCGTCGCTCGCGCGCAGCCTCTATCCCAGCCTTCAGTTCTTCATCGAAGCCGTCGAGCAAGAAGTGCTCGCGCAGCTGAAGGTGATCGATTCGGGCGCCCGACCCGAGTCCGTGCCGAAACCCGATGCCATCCCTTCCAAGACCCTCCGCAGAGATTCCAACCGGAACCTCAAGGGCTTGTTCAAGGAGACCGTCAAGGCCGGCGTGTCACTGCTTGCCGCTGAGTCAGCGTACGACGGCTGGCTCGACGCTGACGAGCTACCCGAGATCGATTGGACACGCCGAGACGTCCAAGCCGTGTGGGGCTATTGGAGCTGGCGCAAGGGCGCCAGGGCACGCGACAAGCCGGTCATCCGCATCAACCTCGCGCTCAAGGCACCGAAGACGCAGATCTCGGACGACCTGCTCAAGTACCTCATCTGGCACGAGCTCTGCCATCACCTAACGCCCGGACAGGGACACGACGCGGAGTTCAGACGGCTGGAAGGCCTTTGGCCAGAACACGCGCGACTCGACCACGAACTTGACACTCTTCACGAGGCCTACGCGATGCCGAAAAAGCCCGCGAGATAG